Below is a window of Cytophagaceae bacterium DNA.
GATTGAATAAATGTTTTTTATTGGCATATACTTTCATATTCAATTAAAAAAAGCATTGCCTGAAATCAAAAGTGCGAAGTAGTTTCACAAATTTAAATTAGAAATGAATAGAATTAATGGAATTATAAATCTTTATTAAAGATGAAAAGGAATCAAGCATTAAAAACAAACAATAGAAAATCAAATTGTAAAGTTAGGGATCAATTTGGGCTATTCACTAACACAATTTTGTCAAAAAATTAAATAAAATTTACACTGATTTGAAAATAGCAATTTCACTTTTTGAGTGCCTAAATAATTTTATAAGAAGAAAAAAACGAAGTGGGAAAAACATTAAAATGATGGATAATCTCATTTTTGAAAAATTCAAAGAGGCAAATTCTTTCAAAACAATTTCTGAAAAAATTATTTCTATGCAGTAAATATGTTGTAGCTCATTTGGTTTCAACTTTATTGAAGCCTTTCCGGGTCATTTCTCCCCAACCCTTGATACCGACAATTTTCTGGTAATAACCCAACAAAGCACCATAAACAGCAAGTGGATGGTAGTAAAATGGCTCTACTAACACTCCAATCAGTAGCTTAATGAAATCTTTCACGCGTGGGTATTTGTGATAAGTCAATTCTTCGGCTAGTAAAGCCAATATTGAAAAAGAAACACTGAAAAAATACACAAAAAAGAGAAGTAAAAAGAAAAAGCCCCAGTCTAGCAATCCCAAGTAAATGAAAATGGCCGTGATAATTAGCCCCAGGATTTCGATAAAAGGTGCCAAAAACTCGAAAAAAGTCCAGTAAGGCACGCTTATCATTCCCATTAATCTGTATTTGGGATTGAAAAACATCTTTTTATGCAGCCAAAGCGTCTCCATGGTTCCACGCATCCAACGGCTTCGTTGTTTTTTAAATATTGAAAAATCTTCCGGTGCCTCGGTCCAGCAAAGTGGATCCGGAATGTATTTTACCGTGTAAGGGGTTTTATTTTCGTGCATAAATCTCCTCATACGTACCACCAACTCCATATCTTCACCTACCGTTTTGGTGTTATATCCTCCCACAGCCAAAACTATCTCTCTATCAAATGCTCCAAATGCACCACTTATCAGCAACAAACCATCTAACCGTTCCCACGCCATTCTGCCCAATAAAAATGCCCTTAAATATTCTAAAACCTGGATTCTCGGCAACATTTTTTGGGGTACATTTACACTTATCAGTCTGCCATCCTTTATCACACACTGGTTGGCGATTCGCACTACCCCGCCTGTGGCAATTACCCGCTTGCGACCTTGTTCCAAAAATGGTTTTGCGAGTTTCAAAAGAGCATCTTTATCTAAAATACAGTCCACATCGATACAAACTACATATGCACTTTGGGCAATGTTGATTCCCACATTGAGTGCATCGGCTTTTCCTCCATTTTCCTTATCCACAACAATCAATTTCCTGAAAGCGTTGTTTTGAGATTTATAAATGCCTTTTACTGCTTTTGTAGGGATTATTTCATCATATATAGCTTCTGATCGAACCAAATTGTAAGATTTGATGAGTAGGTCCATGGAATTATCTTTGCTGCCATCATTTACTATTATTACCTTATAATTATTATAATTTAATGATAATAAAGACTTTACATTCTCTTCAATAGTCAATCCTTCATTATAGGCAGGGGCTATTAGGGTGAGGTCCGGTGCGTATCTTGATGACAGCAAAATATCATAGTTGATAAAACCATGTCTTTTGAGATAAGATTGAAGTTCCTTGTAAGACAAATATGCCAGAACCAAATAAGAGGACATGACTCCAACCGCATAAAGAAAGATCAGAAACAGATAGGAATCTGTCAAAAAAATGTATATTTCTTTAAAATTGGCAACCATATTTTTTTAATTCTGAAAATGTTCCATTAATTCAATCCCTTCTTTTTTAATCGATTGGCTGTCTATAGAAGCCGTAATATTTGAGATTTCAGGCATAAGCTCGGCCAATTGGAAAGTCTTGATAATTTTAAGACCCAGACTGACAACAGACTTATTTTTTGAAATTAACAAACGGTCAATACCATTCAAATGTTCTATATTTAATTTCGTGATAGCATCAAGGATATTTACCTGTGTCCAGACATCGAAGCGGTATCTATGACCTGTCAAATGCAAAATCCCCCGGTTTGCATCCAATTTTATGCAGGCATTTATTGCTGTGATTTTCAGGATTTTATTTTTTGTTTTTAAAGAGATGCGGGCAATTTCTTCAAAAACTTCTTTGATGTTCATTTCGCTTAGTTCAACTACTCCCATGCATTTTACTTCCCACTCCTGGTCTTTCATTTTTTGAATAGAGTCTTCTATCAGGCCTGATTCTCTGTAAAATGCCTCAAGCCTTACAGCCTGCAATCCATCATAATTTTTGTGAAGATCGATAATCGACCGCATCATTAGATTTCTAAAGAAAGGCTGGTCATTGAACTTACGGAAAGCAAAATTTTTGTTGATGTTATTAAAGTCAATGCCGTCAAAAAGGATTTTGAAAAGTATCTCTTCAATAGCCTCCCTAAACTGCTCCTCTTTACTTTGAACCTTTATTTTTTTTTGCCTGATATAAATAATTACACCAAAAATGGACAGTGAAAGCAATACAAAAAACATGATAGCAACCATTAAAAATGGTTCAACCCAGTCATGCTTGTTCTGTATTTCCAACATTTGATTTTGTATTATTAAATTTTCCTACTCAAAAAATGAGATTAATTTCCAGAACTTGTTTTAAGAAGTTTATTGATTCTAACCAATAAAACAGAAGGACTTATAGGCTTGGGAATGAATTCGTTGGCTCCCATATCAAAAGATTCAAGCTCAATTTCTTCAATATTTGATGCAGTAAAAACAATGATGGGGATATCTGACTGGAGCGTTTTTCTGACAAATTGGGTTATTTCCATACCTGAAGCACCCGGCAGATTAATATCGGTAATAATGAGTTCAAACGAATGTTTGCTCAAAGATTCTATGGCATCGCTTCCATTGTCAAATTCGGTAATTTCAAATCCTTTTGACGACAAAAAATAAGTCAGAGATTTTCTGAGCAATTCGTTATCCTCGGCTATTAATACTTTCATAAATATGATAGTTTATTTTTATCCCTCTTTTTTTCTACAACTATCACTCAATCAATCAATTATAAATGGGTGGGATTTTGATATTAGTTTCAGTTTTTAATTACAGAAATTATGCCAAGTATTAAAATTTCGTTAATATCCTAAAATATCTTTTCCAAAATTATTTCTCAAAAAGTAAGTTTATTTTCGAAAATTGAGAGGAAAATTACCCAACTATTTATGAAGTTGAGGTTTAAAATATTGACCTGATTTTAAACAATTTTTTCCTATTTTTGCAAAAATTTTTTACCCTAAAACCAGCTATGAAATATTTCAAATTACTGCTTTTCGGTGCGTTTTTTCTTTTCGTATTTTCTCCAGTATTTTCTCAAACCGATTCTACCCAAGTTACTCAGGAACCCGAAGAAGAAGAAGAGGAAGATTCTGACATGCCTTCAACAGAAGAAAAAGAAAAACTTCCGGAATGGTATTATTCGTTTGGGGCTGACGGGGTTTATAATTCAGGAAACGTCAACCGGCAATTGCTTTCGCTCAGAGCATCAATCAATTACGA
It encodes the following:
- a CDS encoding glycosyltransferase family 2 protein, giving the protein MSSYLVLAYLSYKELQSYLKRHGFINYDILLSSRYAPDLTLIAPAYNEGLTIEENVKSLLSLNYNNYKVIIVNDGSKDNSMDLLIKSYNLVRSEAIYDEIIPTKAVKGIYKSQNNAFRKLIVVDKENGGKADALNVGINIAQSAYVVCIDVDCILDKDALLKLAKPFLEQGRKRVIATGGVVRIANQCVIKDGRLISVNVPQKMLPRIQVLEYLRAFLLGRMAWERLDGLLLISGAFGAFDREIVLAVGGYNTKTVGEDMELVVRMRRFMHENKTPYTVKYIPDPLCWTEAPEDFSIFKKQRSRWMRGTMETLWLHKKMFFNPKYRLMGMISVPYWTFFEFLAPFIEILGLIITAIFIYLGLLDWGFFFLLLFFVYFFSVSFSILALLAEELTYHKYPRVKDFIKLLIGVLVEPFYYHPLAVYGALLGYYQKIVGIKGWGEMTRKGFNKVETK
- a CDS encoding response regulator transcription factor, with amino-acid sequence MKVLIAEDNELLRKSLTYFLSSKGFEITEFDNGSDAIESLSKHSFELIITDINLPGASGMEITQFVRKTLQSDIPIIVFTASNIEEIELESFDMGANEFIPKPISPSVLLVRINKLLKTSSGN